One genomic window of Mus pahari chromosome 23, PAHARI_EIJ_v1.1, whole genome shotgun sequence includes the following:
- the Acads gene encoding short-chain specific acyl-CoA dehydrogenase, mitochondrial, whose translation MAASLLARARGPLRRALRVRDWRRLHTVYQSVELPETHQMLRQTCRDFAEKELVPIAAQLDREHLFPTAQVKKMGELGLLAMDVPEELSGAGLDYLAYSIALEEISRGCASTGVIMSVNNSLYLGPILKFGSAQQKQQWITPFTNGDKIGCFALSEPGNGSDAGAASTTAREEGDSWVLNGTKAWITNSWEASATVVFASTDRSRQNKGISAFLVPMPTPGLTLGKKEDKLGIRASSTANLIFEDCRIPKENLLGEPGMGFKIAMQTLDMGRIGIASQALGIAQASLDCAVKYAENRNAFGAPLTKLQNIQFKLADMALALESARLLTWRAAMLKDNKKPFTKESAMAKLAASEAATAISHQAIQILGGMGYVTEMPAERYYRDARITEIYEGTSEIQRLVIAGHLLRSYRS comes from the exons ATGGCTGCCTCCTTGCTCGCCCGGGCCCGTGGCCCTCTCCGCAGAG CCCTCCGCGTTCGGGATTGGCGAAGGTTACACACCGTTTACCAGTCTGTAGAGCTCCCTGAGACACACCAGATGTTGCGTCAGACATGCCGAGACTTTGCTGAGAAGGAGCTGGTCCCTATTGCAGCCCAGCTTGACAGGGAGCATCTCTTCCCCACAGCTCAG GTGAAGAAGATGGGTGAGCTCGGGCTGCTGGCCATGGATGTGCCGGAGGAGCTGAGCGGTGCGGGCCTCGATTACCTGGCCTACTCCATCGCCCTGGAGGAGATAAGCCGCGGCTGCGCCTCCACGGGAGTTATCATGAGCGTCAACAAC TCTCTCTACTTGGGACCCATCCTGAAGTTTGGATCCGCTCAGCAGAAGCAACAGTGGATCACCCCTTTCACCAATGGTGACAAAATCGGCTGTTTTGCCCTCAGTGAGCCAG GCAACGGTAGTGATGCTGGAGCCGCTTCCACCACTGCCCGGGAAGAGGGTGACTCGTGGGTCCTCAACGGCACCAAAGCCTGGATCACCAACTCCTGGGAGGCTTCCGCCACGGTGGTGTTTGCCAGCACAGACAGGTCCCGGCAGAACAAG GGTATCAGTGCCTTCCTGGTTCCCATGCCAACTCCTGGGCTCACGCTGGGCAAGAAGGAAGACAAGTTGGGTATCCGGGCCTCCTCCACAGCTAACCTCATCTTTGAGGACTGCCGCATCCCCAAGGAGAACCTGCTCGGGGAGCCTGGGATGGGCTTCAAAATAGCCATG CAAACCCTAGACATGGGTCgcattggcatagcctcccaGGCTCTAGGCATCGCCCAGGCCTCGCTGGACTGCGCTGTGAAATATGCCGAGAACCGCAACGCCTTCGGGGCACCGCTCACCAAGCTCCAAAACATCCAG TTCAAGCTGGCAGACATGGCCCTGGCTCTGGAGAGTGCCCGCCTGCTGACCTGGCGCGCTGCCATGTTGAAAGACAACAAGAAGCCTTTCACCAAG GAGTCCGCCATGGCCAAGCTGGCTGCATCGGAGGCTGCCACCGCCATCAGCCACCAG GCCATCCAGATCCTGGGCGGCATGGGGTACGTGACCGAGATGCCAGCTGAGCGGTACTACCGAGATGCCCGCATCACTGAAATCTACGAAGGGACCAGCGAAATCCAGAGACTGGTGATCGCTGGGCATCTGCTCCGGAGCTACCGGAGCTGA